In the Gossypium raimondii isolate GPD5lz chromosome 9, ASM2569854v1, whole genome shotgun sequence genome, one interval contains:
- the LOC105800452 gene encoding nuclear intron maturase 4, mitochondrial: MLFRGLFTVSIGKLKGFSLSQPMNLTPTFFRDEGKPVEKLQALICYSSFSTNGDLKKGYEKMMLAKDLACLVEESSHKDERKVKSRMELKRSIELRVKKRVKEQFIDGKFRNLMVNVIAVPITLQDAYNCIKLNSNVDISVKDDSICFNSLAKELLDGSFDVGEDTVSFSTRGVAKEVLILPNPKMIIVQEAIRMVLEVVYRPHFSKISHGCRTGRGHLTALRYIKKQVSSPSWWFPLILNKKVDANIIAKLISKLEEKIEDDQLYVIIRSMFDAQVLNFEFGGFPKGHGLPQEGVLSPILMNVYLDFFDQEFYRLSMRYEALHQGDDKDEDKSHSKLRNWFRRQLKENDLKCTTNDNSGPRIYCCRFMDEIFFVVSGSKDIALSFKSEIVDFLKNSLRLDVDDEQTGVLPCDGSNGSRFLGALVKRRVQEGPATSAVHKLKEKVRLFASQKQDAWNVGCVRIGKKWLAHGLKKVKESEIKHLADSGSTLSKVSCFRKAGMETDHWYKVLMKVWLQDIKAKAAENEESILSKYVAEPALPHELKESYYEFMKCADEYVSSETATTLALLPNSSSNSGSVTITEILAPTDAIKKRLFRYGLTTSEGYPRAASLLVLQDSIQIIDWFSGIVRRWLQWYQDYDNFNEVKLLISSLLRKSCVRTLATKYRIHESEIEKQFDSELCRIPSIEEVEQELTYETSYSHPFDNDEALMYGISYSGLCLLSLARMVSQSRPCNCFVLGCSVAAPSVYTLHVMERQKFPGWKTGFTSCIHPSLNKRRIGLCKKHLKDLYLGHISLQSIDFGAWK; encoded by the exons ATGCTGTTTCGGGGTTTGTTTACTGTTTCCATAGGGAAGTTGAAGGGATTTTCCCTTTCTCAACCAATGAACTTAACACCAACTTTTTTCAGAGATGAAG GAAAACCAGTTGAAAAGCTTCAAgctttgatttgttattctagttTTTCAACCAATGGTGACTTAAAGAAAGGCTATGAGAAGATGATGTTGGCAAAGGACTTGGCATGTCTTGTTGAGGAATCATCTCATAAAGATGAGAGGAAAGTTAAGAGCAGGATGGAGCTTAAGAGGTCGATTGAGCTTCGCGTAAAGAAGAGAGTAAAGGAGCAATTCATTGATGGGAAGTTTCGTAACTTAATGGTCAATGTGATTGCCGTTCCAATTACGCTTCAAGATGCTTATAATTGCATTAAGCTCAACTCAAATGTCGACATATCGGTGAAGGATGATTCTATATGTTTTAATTCCCTTGCAAAAGAGCTCCTTGATGGGAGTTTTGACGTTGGAGAAGATACTGTCTCATTCTCGACAAGAGGTGTTGCCAAAGAAGTCCTTATCCTTCCAAATCCTAAGATGATAATTGTTCAAGAAGCTATCAGAATGGTTTTGGAAGTTGTTTACAGgccccatttttctaaaatttcacatGGTTGTCGAACTGGGAGGGGTCACCTGACTGCATTGAGATACATCAAGAAACAGGTTTCTAGTCCAAGTTGGTGGTTCccattaattttaaacaaaaaggtTGATGCTAATATCATCGCGAAGCTCATTTCGAAATTGGAGGAGAAGATAGAAGACGACCAGTTATATGTTATTATCCGAAGCATGTTTGATGCACAAGTCCTCAATTTTGAGTTTGGTGGTTTCCCAAAAGGCCATGGCCTTCCACAGGAGGGCGTATTATCCCCGATATTAATGAACGTGTATCTTGACTTCTTCGATCAAGAATTTTATAGATTATCCATGAGATATGAGGCCCTTCATCAAGGAGATGATAAGGATGAAGATAAGTCACATTCCAAGCTACGGAACTGGTTTAGGAGACAGTTAAAGGAAAATGATCTTAAATGCACAACTAATGACAATTCGGGCCCAAGAATTTATTGTTGTCGTTTTATGGATGAGATATTTTTTGTAGTTTCTGGTTCCAAAGATATTGCTCTTAGTTTCAAGTCTGAGATTGtagattttttaaagaattctTTGCGCTTGGATGTTGATGATGAACAAACCGGAGTTCTACCTTGTGATGGGTCTAACGGTAGTCGCTTTTTAGGAGCTTTGGTTAAAAGACGTGTTCAAGAAGGTCCAGCTACAAGTGCTGTGCACAAGTTAAAGGAAAAAGTACGGCTATTTGCTTCTCAAAAACAAGATGCTTGGAATGTCGGGTGTGTTAGAATCGGGAAGAAATGGTTGGCTCATGGTTTAAAGAAGGTTAAGGAGTCAGAAATTAAGCATTTAGCAGATAGTGGCTCTACTTTGAGTAAAGTTTCTTGTTTCCGTAAAGCTGGGATGGAGACTGATCATTGGTACAAGGTCTTAATGAAAGTATGGTTGCAAGACATTAAAGCCAAAGCAGCAGAGAACGAGGAATCTATCTTGTCTAAGTATGTTGCTGAACCGGCCCTTCCTCATGAACTAAAGGAATCttattatgaatttatgaagTGTGCAGATGAATATGTTTCTTCCGAAACAGCTACTACACTTGCTCTTTTACCAAATTCAAGCTCAAACTCTGGATCTGTCACGATCACTGAGATTCTTGCTCCAACTGATGCCATAAAGAAGCGACTGTTCCGATATGGATTGACCACCTCTGAAGGATATCCTCGTGCAGCTTCACTGCTCGTTTTACAAGACAGCATCCAAATAATTGACTGGTTTTCGGGAATTGTCCGTCGATGGCTTCAGTGGTATCAAGATTATGACAACTTCAACGAGGTCAAGCTTTTAATTTCTAGTTTACTGCGGAAATCCTGTGTTCGTACTCTAGCAACAAAATATAGGATTCATGAAAGTGAAATAGAGAAACAATTTGATTCGGAACTATGCCGAATCCCCTCGATAGAAGAGGTGGAGCAAGAGCTGACATATGAAACATCATATTCTCACCCATTTGATAATGACGAAGCATTGATGTATGGAATTTCATATAGTGGTTTGTGTCTGCTATCACTGGCAAGAATGGTGAGCCAGTCAAGGCCTTgcaattgttttgttttgggttgCTCAGTGGCAGCACCGAGTGTTTATACTCTCCATGTTATGGAGAGACAGAAATTTCCGGGTTGGAAGACAGGATTCACAAGTTGTATCCATCCAAGCTTGAATAAAAGGCGAATCGGATTGTGCAAGAAACATTTAAAGGACTTATATCTTGGTCATATATCACTTCAGTCTATTGATTTTGGGGCATGGAAGTGA